The genomic segment GTGGGTCACGTGCGGCGAGGACTGGGGGACGAACGGGAAGATTTCGAGTCTGGCGCAAATGGAGGCTCGCGCGCTTCACCCTTTTTGGGTGGTGAGCGACGCGGACGTATGGGCTCCGCCGGATCTGCTGGAGCAACTCGCGGCGAGGCTGAATCTCGCCGCGCCGGTGGTGTGGACCTGCTTGTATCGGTTGCAACCGGGAAGCAGCGGTGCTTCGCGCTGGGAAGCGTTCGTGGCCAATACCGATTTCTGGAGCCAAGTTTTGCAGGCCAGGGATCTGCGGCCGCTTGATTTTGCCTTGGGGGCGGTCATGGCGATGCCCCGGCACGTGGCGGGACGGTGCGGAGGCTTCCGGGCGTTCTCGGATTATTTGGCGGACGACTACCAGCTTGGTCAGCGATTGGTGCGGTCGGGTGGTGCGGTCGAGTTGTGTCCGGTGGTTGTGGAATGCCGGGGGGGCCGGTTGGGGTGGGCCTCGGCCTGGCGGCATCAGTTGAGGTGGGCGCGAACGATTCGCGTGTGCAAACCGGTTCAATACTTCTTGTGTTTGCTCGCCAACACGACGCTTTGGCTTCTGGTGTGGATGGCGAGTCATTCCGGGG from the Verrucomicrobiota bacterium genome contains:
- a CDS encoding glycosyltransferase, which produces MGAPIPEIFAGMSSAIALWQWGTAARFPLHVRTRPGQSPGVTVFKPLRGADERTAECLRSWFEQRYGGVVQLLFGARSESDPVREVVMGLMREFPEVHAEWVTCGEDWGTNGKISSLAQMEARALHPFWVVSDADVWAPPDLLEQLAARLNLAAPVVWTCLYRLQPGSSGASRWEAFVANTDFWSQVLQARDLRPLDFALGAVMAMPRHVAGRCGGFRAFSDYLADDYQLGQRLVRSGGAVELCPVVVECRGGRLGWASAWRHQLRWARTIRVCKPVQYFLCLLANTTLWLLVWMASHSGGGVVATGLALLMLRGLGALDLEARLGLGKVRWFDCWKVWAKDLAQAGVWLAAHCGRTVEWGGERFVVAADGSMRREHSGSGGGGITLTRSRASR